Genomic DNA from Catellatospora sp. TT07R-123:
GGGTCGGGCAGGCGGCCCTTGCCGGTGTCGACGCCGGTCAGGCGCCCGACTGCGGGCTCGATCACCACGGCGCCGCGGCGGCGCAGCGTGGCGACGTTGTCGGCGGTGGCCGGGTGCTCCCACATCTCGGTGTGCATCGCCGGGGCGAACACCACCGGGCACCGGGCGGTCAGCAGGGTGCTGGTGAGCAGGTCGTCGGCCAGCCCGTGCGCGGCGCGGGCGAGCAGGTCCGCCGTGGCCGGGGCGACCAGCACGAGATCGGCGGACTGCCCCAGCTTGACGTGCGGGACGTGCGGGACGTCGTCCCAGACGCCCGTGGCGACCGGCTGGCCCGACAGCGCCTCCCAGGTGGGGGCGCCGACGAAGCGCAGCGCGGCCTCGGTGGGCACCACGCGCACGTGGTGCCCGGACTCGGTCAGCAGGCGAAGCAGCTCACACGCCTTGTACGCGGCGATGCCGCCACTGACGCCCAACACGATCCGAGCCATGGACGGATGCTCAGGCCTCGCCGGTCGGCTCGGCCGTCAGCAGGCCGGCGTTGATCTCGCGCATCGCGATCGACAGCGCCTTCTCCTGCGGGGTGGTCTCCACCAGCGGGCCCACGTACTCCAGCAGGCCCTCGCCGAGCTGGCTGTAGTAGGCGTTGATCTGCCGCGCACGCTTGGCCGCGAAGATCACCAGGGCGTACTTCGACGAGGTCTTGTCGAGCAGCTCGTCGATCGGCGGGTTGGTGATGCCAATGGGATCGGCGACGGTTCCAGCCACGGTGTCAATCCTTAGTCGTTGAAGTGTGCCGGTCGGCTAAATACGCGGACGCGCTGAGGCGAGGACCGGCGAACCGAGCAATCCTACCAACTCGTCCGCAGCACGCTCGAGGTAGTCGTTCACGACGGTCACGTCGAACTCCGACTCCGAGGCGAGCTCCTCATCGGCGTGCGCCAGGCGGCGGCGGATGGTGTCCGGGTCCTCGGTGCCGCGGCCGATGAGCC
This window encodes:
- the rpoZ gene encoding DNA-directed RNA polymerase subunit omega — encoded protein: MAGTVADPIGITNPPIDELLDKTSSKYALVIFAAKRARQINAYYSQLGEGLLEYVGPLVETTPQEKALSIAMREINAGLLTAEPTGEA